A single Molothrus aeneus isolate 106 chromosome 9, BPBGC_Maene_1.0, whole genome shotgun sequence DNA region contains:
- the LOC136559953 gene encoding cytochrome P450 2J2-like — protein sequence MELQFWPDFVSFLKKLNGRMLLVVLVMSLLIIDLVKKRRPRNFPPGPQLFPLVGTFVDFKQPLHLALQKLTGRYGNIFSVQFGSLTFVVVNGYQMVREALVHQAEIFADRPNIPLLQEIFRGFGLISSNGHIWRQQRKFALATLKSLAVNFEEKVQEESRYLVETIEEEKGQPFDPHYKINSAVSNIICSITFGNRFDYHDNRFQELLHSLAETLLLIGSFWGQLYNAFPLIMRWLPGPFRKIFRHWEKLQYFVKGVIAKHKEDLDQSEAGDYIDCYLKEIEKFKGDTSSYFHEENLLCSTLDLFLTGTETTATAIRWALLYMAAYPHIQEKVQQEIDAVVGQCQQPSMADKEKMPYTSAVLSEVLRMGNVVPLGVPRMATSDTTLAGFHLPKGTTLMTSLTSIMFDKNVWETPDSFNPEHFLENGQYRRREAFLPFSAGKRACPGEQLARTELFIFFVALLQKFSFQAPAEAALSFAFTLSLTRCPKPFQLRAVPRH from the exons ATGGAGCTTCAGTTTTGGCCTGATTTTGTGTCATTCTTGAAAAAGCTGAATGGTCGGATGCTCTTGGTGGTTCTGGTCATGTCTCTTTTGATTATTGACCTAGTGAAAAAGAGACGACCCAGGAACTTCCCTCCAGGGCCGCAGCTCTTTCCTCTCGTGGGAACCTTTGTGGACTTTAAGCAGCCCCTCCATCTTGCACTGCAGAAG CTTACGGGTCGGTACGGGAACATCTTCAGCGTGCAGTTTGGAAGTTTGACATTCGTGGTGGTCAACGGGTACCAAATGGTGAGAGAAGCTCTTGTCCACCAGGCTGAAATATTTGCTGACCGGCCAAATATTCCACTCCTCCAAGAAATATTTAGAGGCTTTG GGCTCATATCATCCAACGGGCACATATGGAGACAGCAGAGAAAGTTTGCTTTAGCAACACTGAAAAGCCTTGCTGtaaattttgaggaaaaagtGCAAGAGGAGAGTCGGTACCTCGTGGAGACAATTGAGGAGGAGAAAG gaCAGCCCTTTGACCCTCATTACAAAATTAACAGTGCTGTTTCAAACATCATCTGTTCCATAACTTTTGGGAACCGCTTTGACTACCATGACAACCGTTTCCAGGAACTGCTGCACTCCCTGGCTGAAACGTTGCTGCTCATCGGAAGTTTCTGGGGCCAG CTTTATAATGCTTTTCCTTTGATCATGAGATGGTTGCCAGGACCCTTCAGGAAAATCTTCAGGCACTGGGAGAAACTTCAATATTTTGTGAAAGGTGTGATTGCGAAGCACAAGGAGGATTTGGACCAGTCCGAGGCAGGAGATTATATTGACTGCTACCTGAAGGAAATAGAAAAG TTTAAGGGTGATACCAGCTCCTATTTCCATGAGGAAAACCTGCTGTGCTCCACCTTGGACCTGTTCTTAACTGGGACAGAGACAACGGCGACCGCCATCCGCTGGGCTCTGCTCTACATGGCCGCGTACCCCCACATTCAGG AGAAAGTGCAGCAGGAGATCGACGCCGTggttgggcagtgccagcagccctcGATGGCTGACAAGGAGAAGATGCCCTACACCAGCGCCGTGCTGAGCGAGGTCCTGCGCATGGGCAACGTGGTGCCCCTGGGGGTGCCGCGCATGGCCACCAGTGACACCACCCTGGCCGGCTTCCACCTGCCCAAA GGCACCACCCTGATGACCAGCCTGACTTCGATAATGTTCGACAAAAACGTGTGGGAGACCCCCGACTCCTTTAATCCTGAACATTTCCTGGAAAACGGCCAGTACAGGAGGCGGGAGGCTTTTCTGCCCTTCTCTGCAG GCAAGAGGGCTTGTCCCGGGGAGCAGCTCGCCAGGACCGAGCTCTTCATCTTCTTCGTGGCCCTGCTGCAGAAGTTCAGCTTCCAGGCCCCAGCAGAGGCCGCGCTGTCCTTCGCCTTCACGCTCAGCCTCACGCGctgccccaaacccttccagctCCGCGCCGTGCCCCGGCACTGA